The DNA segment CGGCGTGCCGACTGAGACGCGGAGGGCATTCGGGAAGTTGTACTCCTTGACCGTCCGCGTGATGACGCCGCGGTGCTGCAGCTGCTCGAACATCTCTTGTGAATCAACCGCGAAATTGATGAAGACGAAGTTAGCATAGCTCTTCAGGTAGAAGACCTTGTTCAGCTTCTTCAGTTCCCGGTAGAGGAACTCCTTGCCCGCCTCGTTGTTCTGGCGGCTGCGGACGACGTGGCGCTTGTCATCCAGCGCCGCGACCGCGGCGGCCTGGGCGCAGCGGCTGGCGTTGAAGGGCAGCCGGACCTTGGCCAGGCAGCCGATGATTTCCGGCCGGGCAAAGCCGTAGCCGATGCGGAGTCCGGCCAGTCCGTAGATCTTGGAGAAGGTGCGCAGGACAAGAACGTTCTTGTTCTGGTTGTAGTAGTCGAGAGCCTTGGGATAGTCGCGGCTGGTGATGTACTCGGAGTAGGCTTCATCGATGATGACGAGCACGTGCTCCGGCACCTTGGCCATGAACTCGTTCAGCGCGTCCTTGGTGACGATGGTGCCGAGCGGGTTTATCGGGTTGTCGATGTAGACTATCTTCGTCCGCGGGGTGATCCTGAGAAGCATCTGCTCAAGATCGTGCGTATACTCGAGGGTCGGGACTTCGAGCAGCCTCGCGTTCGCGATGGCGGCGCCAAGGCGCGCCATCATGAAGGAGTGGTCGGACATCACCAGTTCATCGCCCGGTTCCAGGTAAGCGAGGCAGGCCATCATGATTATGTCGACCGAGCCATTGCCGAGAATCATGGACACCGGGTCGACCTTGTGAACAGCGTTGAGTTTGGTGCGCAACAGGTGACCCGAGTCCTCCGGGTAGTAGTGCAGCTCTGGCAGCACGCGGCGCAGAGCCGAGATGGCGCGAGGCGACGGCCCCAGCGGGTTCTCGTTGGATGCGAGCTTGATGACCGGGCCCTTGATACCCAGCTCGCGGACAACCTGCTCAATCGGCCTGCCAGGCTTGTAGGGCCGGATCCCCTCGATGTTTGGTCTGGGAACTGGTAGCATAGCCAACCTCCTCTAGAAGATGACTTCAGGATTCAGGGGGTAGAGGGAAAGGACTCGGGACTTCCGGTTTCCCTGACCGGTATCTCCGCATCCTTGATACCTAGACCCCATTGCCTGTCTTTCGTCCCGTGACGGCGAACAGCACCCCCCCGGCCAGGGCGAACACCAGGTCCAGCGCCAGGAAGAGCAGGGCAGACGCCAGCGCCGGCTCCTGGGCAAGGTGCCCGGTAAGCCAGGTCGGGGTGAAGAAGAGCACAAACGCCCACTCGCGCACGCCGAGCCCGCCGATGGTCGGGATGTTGACGACGATGTTCAGCAGCGGAATGAACACGAAATAGTAGACCAATG comes from the candidate division WOR-3 bacterium genome and includes:
- a CDS encoding histidinol-phosphate transaminase → MLPVPRPNIEGIRPYKPGRPIEQVVRELGIKGPVIKLASNENPLGPSPRAISALRRVLPELHYYPEDSGHLLRTKLNAVHKVDPVSMILGNGSVDIIMMACLAYLEPGDELVMSDHSFMMARLGAAIANARLLEVPTLEYTHDLEQMLLRITPRTKIVYIDNPINPLGTIVTKDALNEFMAKVPEHVLVIIDEAYSEYITSRDYPKALDYYNQNKNVLVLRTFSKIYGLAGLRIGYGFARPEIIGCLAKVRLPFNASRCAQAAAVAALDDKRHVVRSRQNNEAGKEFLYRELKKLNKVFYLKSYANFVFINFAVDSQEMFEQLQHRGVITRTVKEYNFPNALRVSVGTPAENKRFMKALCEVVR